The proteins below are encoded in one region of Levilactobacillus namurensis:
- a CDS encoding type II toxin-antitoxin system HicB family antitoxin gives MTNPNIVTYPAVFTATEDDGYFVTFPDIDRATTSGQSLGESLVNATTVLGRALKDHRDDLPVATTLTELTHQHPTEFIQFVAVDLDHAPEQSLPEDTDEIRVAG, from the coding sequence ATGACAAACCCAAATATCGTTACCTATCCCGCAGTTTTTACCGCTACTGAAGACGACGGGTATTTCGTAACATTCCCCGATATTGACCGCGCAACGACTAGCGGACAGAGCTTAGGTGAGAGCTTAGTCAATGCGACGACCGTTCTAGGCCGGGCGCTTAAAGATCACCGCGACGACTTACCAGTAGCGACCACGTTAACTGAATTGACGCACCAACATCCAACTGAGTTCATTCAGTTCGTGGCAGTGGATTTAGACCACGCGCCGGAACAGAGCTTACCAGAAGACACGGACGAAATTCGGGTCG